From Skermanella sp. TT6, a single genomic window includes:
- a CDS encoding 2-dehydro-3-deoxygalactonokinase produces the protein MTEKPDAPALIALDWGTSSLRGYLMDAGGRVLDRRSSAHGIQSLPVPGIPGFEQAFADLCGAWLKTHGKLPAVAGGMVGSAQGWAEAPYVPCPADTGSLAGKAVAVESASGVRVLIAPGVIFDPPDAVPDVMRGEEIQISGALADHPHLAGRACVALPGTHSKWVQVTDGRIARFATYMTGELFAVLSRHSILGRLMLDDAAASPADRSAAEAAFAAGVRTARDGLAGDLSHQIFAVRTLGLTRRLPPEVLKDYLSGLLIGNELVSGLARMRDTLAGDTPLLLIGDAALCRRYVRALDLLGTVPAALLDNTAPRGLFQFAVEAGLVTSPVSSDRSDMP, from the coding sequence GTGACCGAAAAACCGGATGCCCCCGCCCTGATCGCGCTGGACTGGGGCACCTCCAGCCTGCGCGGATACCTGATGGACGCGGGCGGCAGGGTGCTGGACCGGCGCTCCAGCGCCCACGGCATCCAGAGCCTGCCGGTCCCCGGCATTCCCGGGTTCGAGCAGGCCTTCGCCGATCTCTGCGGCGCGTGGCTGAAAACCCATGGCAAGCTTCCCGCCGTGGCCGGCGGCATGGTCGGCAGCGCCCAGGGCTGGGCGGAAGCGCCCTATGTCCCCTGCCCCGCCGACACCGGCAGCCTCGCCGGAAAGGCCGTCGCGGTGGAGAGCGCGTCGGGCGTGCGCGTGCTGATCGCGCCCGGAGTCATCTTCGACCCGCCCGACGCCGTTCCCGACGTGATGCGCGGGGAGGAGATCCAGATCTCCGGCGCGCTGGCCGACCATCCCCACCTCGCCGGCCGGGCCTGCGTCGCGCTGCCGGGCACCCATTCGAAATGGGTCCAGGTGACCGACGGGCGCATCGCCCGGTTCGCCACATACATGACCGGCGAGCTGTTCGCCGTGCTGTCGCGCCACTCGATCCTCGGCCGGCTGATGCTGGACGATGCCGCGGCCTCTCCCGCCGACCGGTCCGCCGCCGAAGCGGCCTTCGCGGCCGGGGTGCGGACAGCGCGCGACGGCTTGGCCGGCGACCTGTCCCACCAGATCTTCGCCGTCCGCACGCTCGGCCTCACCCGCCGGCTGCCGCCGGAGGTGCTGAAGGACTATCTGTCCGGCCTGCTGATCGGCAACGAGCTGGTCTCCGGCCTCGCCCGCATGCGCGACACGCTGGCCGGCGACACGCCGCTGCTGTTGATCGGCGACGCCGCCCTGTGCCGGCGCTATGTCCGCGCGCTCGACCTGCTGGGCACGGTCCCGGCGGCCCTGCTCGACAACACCGCCCCCCGCGGGCTCTTCCAGTTCGCCGTAGAGGCCGGGCTGGTCACCTCCCCCGTTTCCTCCGACAGGAGCGACATGCCATGA
- a CDS encoding SUV3 C-terminal domain-containing protein codes for MAEDSDVQDLPGDADPHLIHEIARRHPDCLTLAEAGIARMEMAAASGLTSLGLPLPKGKRDLLVPIERRDAVMREIQGHLDRAKRRNELLAASRRALDPAGHVSLHPGDGRDRVRLVMTDALPWTGMEEPIRFAVSRQIDVDEFAGLDEAGPGHAVLRDRLVADGVLAERLHADAARLAERLWRYADEAGTGDDGWTFGSLCDRLGRTSRNHQDADEILRRWDREFDAWRRDRAEARGRAFIDRHFDFSRYELLFPVARGMGRRLVLVVGPTNSGKTHRALEALRGASSGVYLAPLRLLALEVMDRLNRDGTPTTLLTGEEEIRTPDARHVASTIEMMDPERPVDVAVIDEVQMLADPDRGWAWTAALIGAPADTVYLLGAPEARPLVERVAAYLGEPLEVVELQRKAPLSMIPRRLEWTDVEAGDALIAFSRRDVHLIRDAVHTQGLTAAVLYGALAPDVRRLEAERFLSGLADVVVATDAIGMGLNLPVRRVLFTALEKFDGTAVRPLSPVEIRQIAGRAGRFGQFEAGEFGVVARNTPQALKTLMERTDARLGPQASLAVRPTRGMLARLAEYSGATEMALLIDWFAAARTAGSLYRIGDLGALRRLAQLLDERSLGFPDKLSLLFIPADLEKEAEMRLFRAILQAVETAEPMPIGHVVPGRIEGLDDQALEDLSRACDLYYWAARRFRTLFPDRDAVRERRALIGSRLGDLLASRARREREPKQSAGSPGKAGKPKAGFRGAPRKRFGPRRR; via the coding sequence ATGGCTGAAGATTCGGATGTCCAGGACCTCCCCGGGGACGCCGACCCGCACCTGATCCACGAGATCGCCCGCCGGCATCCGGACTGCCTGACCCTTGCCGAGGCGGGGATCGCGCGGATGGAGATGGCCGCGGCGTCCGGGCTGACAAGCTTGGGCCTGCCGCTGCCCAAGGGCAAGCGCGACCTGCTGGTCCCGATCGAGCGGCGCGACGCCGTGATGCGCGAGATCCAGGGGCATCTGGACCGGGCGAAACGGCGCAACGAGCTTCTGGCCGCGTCCCGCCGCGCCCTCGACCCGGCCGGGCACGTCTCGCTCCATCCCGGCGACGGGCGCGACCGGGTCCGGCTGGTCATGACCGACGCGCTGCCCTGGACCGGCATGGAGGAGCCGATCCGCTTCGCGGTCTCCCGCCAGATCGACGTGGACGAGTTCGCCGGGCTGGACGAGGCCGGCCCGGGCCATGCGGTATTGCGCGACCGCCTGGTCGCCGACGGGGTCCTGGCCGAGCGGCTGCACGCGGATGCGGCGCGGCTGGCCGAACGGCTCTGGCGATACGCGGACGAGGCCGGCACCGGCGACGACGGCTGGACGTTCGGCTCGCTGTGCGACCGGCTCGGCCGGACGAGCCGCAACCACCAGGACGCCGACGAGATCCTGCGCCGCTGGGACCGGGAGTTCGACGCCTGGCGGCGCGACAGGGCCGAGGCGCGCGGCCGGGCCTTCATCGACCGCCATTTCGACTTCTCCCGCTACGAGCTTCTCTTCCCGGTCGCGCGCGGCATGGGGCGGCGGCTGGTCCTGGTGGTGGGGCCGACCAACTCGGGCAAGACGCACCGCGCGCTGGAGGCCCTGCGGGGGGCCTCTTCGGGCGTCTATCTGGCGCCGCTGCGGCTGCTGGCGCTGGAGGTCATGGACCGGCTGAACCGCGACGGTACGCCGACGACCCTGCTCACCGGCGAGGAGGAGATCAGGACGCCCGACGCCCGGCACGTCGCCTCGACGATCGAGATGATGGACCCGGAACGGCCGGTCGACGTGGCGGTGATCGACGAGGTCCAGATGCTGGCCGATCCCGACCGGGGCTGGGCCTGGACCGCCGCGCTGATCGGCGCTCCCGCCGACACCGTCTATCTGCTGGGAGCGCCCGAGGCGCGCCCGCTGGTCGAGCGGGTGGCCGCGTATCTGGGCGAGCCGCTGGAAGTCGTGGAGCTGCAGCGGAAGGCGCCGCTGTCGATGATCCCGCGGCGCCTGGAATGGACCGACGTGGAGGCCGGGGACGCGCTGATCGCCTTCTCCCGGCGGGATGTCCACCTGATCCGCGACGCGGTGCACACCCAGGGGCTTACGGCCGCCGTCCTCTACGGGGCGCTGGCGCCCGATGTCCGGCGGCTGGAGGCCGAGCGCTTCCTGTCGGGGCTGGCGGACGTGGTCGTCGCGACCGACGCGATCGGCATGGGGCTGAACCTGCCGGTGCGCCGCGTGCTGTTCACCGCCCTGGAGAAGTTCGACGGCACCGCCGTACGCCCGCTGTCGCCGGTGGAGATCCGGCAGATCGCCGGACGGGCGGGGCGCTTCGGCCAGTTCGAGGCCGGCGAGTTCGGCGTGGTCGCCCGCAACACGCCCCAGGCGCTCAAGACGCTGATGGAGCGGACCGACGCCCGCCTGGGGCCGCAGGCCTCGCTCGCCGTCCGGCCGACCCGCGGGATGCTGGCCCGGCTGGCGGAATACAGCGGCGCGACGGAGATGGCGCTTCTGATCGACTGGTTCGCCGCCGCCAGGACGGCGGGGTCGCTGTACCGCATCGGCGACCTGGGGGCGCTCCGCCGCCTGGCGCAGCTGCTCGACGAGCGGTCCCTGGGCTTCCCGGACAAGCTGAGCCTGCTGTTCATCCCGGCCGACCTGGAGAAGGAAGCCGAGATGCGGCTGTTCCGGGCGATCCTCCAGGCCGTCGAGACCGCGGAGCCGATGCCGATCGGCCATGTGGTGCCGGGCCGGATCGAGGGGCTGGACGACCAGGCGCTGGAAGACCTGTCGCGCGCCTGCGACCTGTACTACTGGGCGGCACGGCGGTTCCGGACCCTGTTCCCCGACCGCGACGCCGTGCGCGAGCGCCGCGCCCTGATCGGCAGCCGGCTGGGGGACCTGCTCGCCTCCCGTGCCCGCCGAGAGCGGGAGCCCAAGCAGTCCGCCGGGTCGCCGGGAAAGGCCGGGAAGCCCAAGGCCGGTTTCCGCGGGGCGCCGCGCAAGCGCTTCGGGCCACGGAGGCGGTGA
- a CDS encoding 2-dehydro-3-deoxy-6-phosphogalactonate aldolase produces the protein MNTTPAGTAPDLPSPDLGARLDAAFAALPLVAILRGLTPREAEPAAQALYDRGFRLIEVPLNSPEPFDSIGAIRRLLPQDAIVGAGTVMTPDQVKTLAGLGADIVVMPHGDTDLIRAAKSAGLACLPGVTTPTEAFAALKAGADALKLFPAELISPRIVKAMRAVMPPGVRLLPVGGIAPETMRDYRDAGVAGFGLGSALYTPGMDVPELARRAESFVAAWREIA, from the coding sequence ATGAACACGACGCCGGCCGGAACCGCCCCGGACCTGCCCTCCCCGGACCTCGGGGCGCGCCTGGACGCCGCCTTCGCCGCCCTGCCGCTGGTCGCCATCCTGCGCGGGCTGACCCCGCGGGAGGCGGAGCCCGCGGCCCAGGCCCTGTACGACCGCGGCTTCCGCCTGATCGAGGTGCCGCTGAACTCGCCGGAGCCGTTCGACAGCATCGGCGCGATCCGCAGGCTGCTGCCGCAGGACGCGATCGTCGGCGCCGGCACCGTGATGACCCCCGACCAGGTGAAGACCCTCGCGGGCCTCGGCGCCGACATCGTGGTCATGCCCCACGGCGACACGGACCTGATCCGCGCCGCCAAGTCCGCCGGCCTCGCCTGCCTGCCGGGCGTGACCACCCCGACCGAGGCCTTCGCGGCCCTGAAGGCCGGCGCCGACGCGCTGAAGCTGTTCCCGGCCGAGCTGATCAGCCCCCGCATCGTCAAGGCCATGCGCGCCGTGATGCCGCCCGGCGTCCGCCTGCTGCCGGTCGGAGGCATCGCCCCCGAGACCATGCGCGACTATCGCGACGCCGGCGTCGCCGGCTTCGGCCTGGGCTCCGCCCTCTACACCCCCGGCATGGACGTCCCGGAGCTGGCCCGGCGCGCGGAAAGCTTCGTCGCGGCGTGGCGGGAGATCGCCTGA
- a CDS encoding PQQ-dependent sugar dehydrogenase yields MRYVSPAIAAAFLATTALAGLNPALAVDETFETEKGRVQVTTFADGLANPWGLAFLPDGAMLVTEKSGNLRHVAADGTVSEPIGGVPEVDSRGQGGLLDVALDPQFAQNRLVYFSFTEPGEGGNSTAVARGILSPDAGSLSEVQVIFSQKPKLPGTKHFGSRLVFDNQGYLFIGLGERSEREFRTQAQDLDSHLGKVIRIRPDGSVPEDNPFVERQGALPEIWSYGHRNIQGAALHPETGVLWVNEHGPRGGDEINIPEAGKNYGWPVVSYGVEYDGSPVGTGKQQAEGMEDPVHHWTPVIGSSGMAFYTGSAFPAWQGSVFNGGLATKDVARLELDGTRVTHEERLFGDLNQRIRAVEQGPDGALYLLTDQSDGEILRVYPAEG; encoded by the coding sequence ATGCGATACGTTTCCCCCGCCATCGCGGCCGCCTTCCTTGCGACCACGGCGCTGGCAGGCCTGAACCCGGCGCTGGCCGTCGACGAGACCTTCGAGACCGAGAAGGGCAGGGTTCAGGTGACCACTTTCGCCGATGGCCTGGCCAATCCGTGGGGGCTGGCGTTCCTGCCCGACGGCGCCATGCTGGTGACCGAGAAGAGCGGGAACCTGAGGCATGTCGCGGCCGACGGCACCGTTTCGGAGCCCATCGGCGGCGTTCCCGAGGTGGACAGCCGCGGACAGGGCGGTCTGCTCGACGTGGCGCTCGATCCGCAGTTCGCGCAGAACCGGCTGGTCTATTTCAGCTTTACGGAGCCCGGCGAAGGCGGCAACTCGACCGCCGTGGCGCGGGGCATCCTGAGCCCGGACGCCGGCAGCCTGTCGGAAGTGCAGGTCATCTTCTCGCAGAAGCCGAAGCTGCCCGGCACCAAGCATTTCGGCTCGCGCCTGGTGTTCGACAATCAGGGTTACCTGTTCATCGGGCTGGGCGAGCGGTCGGAGAGGGAGTTCCGCACCCAGGCGCAGGACCTGGACTCCCATCTGGGCAAGGTGATCCGTATCCGGCCGGACGGGTCGGTGCCCGAGGACAATCCGTTCGTCGAGCGGCAGGGCGCGCTGCCGGAAATCTGGTCCTACGGCCACCGCAACATCCAGGGCGCGGCGCTTCATCCGGAAACCGGCGTGCTGTGGGTCAACGAGCACGGCCCCCGCGGAGGCGACGAGATCAATATCCCGGAAGCCGGCAAGAACTACGGCTGGCCGGTGGTGTCGTACGGCGTCGAGTATGACGGCAGCCCGGTCGGCACGGGCAAGCAGCAGGCCGAGGGGATGGAGGATCCGGTGCATCACTGGACCCCGGTGATCGGGTCCTCCGGCATGGCCTTCTATACCGGGTCGGCGTTCCCCGCCTGGCAGGGCAGCGTCTTCAACGGCGGGCTGGCGACGAAGGACGTGGCCCGGCTGGAACTGGACGGCACCCGCGTGACCCACGAGGAACGTCTGTTCGGGGACCTGAACCAGAGGATACGCGCCGTCGAGCAGGGGCCCGACGGCGCGCTGTATCTTCTGACCGACCAGTCCGACGGCGAAATCCTGCGCGTGTATCCCGCGGAGGGCTGA
- the metC gene encoding cystathionine beta-lyase, producing MKNASPDTILTHAGNDPHANFGIVNPPVYHASTVLFPTVAALEEAGHSFDGVRYGRIGTPTSQAFEATVARLEGGFKAVTAPSGLAAITTALLAFVSAGDHVLVTDSVYGPTRLFCSDMLKRLGVEAEFYDPLAGAAIERLIRPNTRVVFLESPGSLTFEVQDVPAIAAAAKQAGAVVMIDNTWGTPLFFKPFDHGVDLSIHAATKYMVGHSDAMLGVITAGTEEVWNRLKRNSVQLGTCAGPDDIYLGLRGLRTMGARLRQHQDTALDLARWLQARPEVARVLHPALPDDPGHALWRRDFTGACGLFAIELKPCSAAAVAAFLDGMELFGMGYSWGGYESLILPIHPEKLRTATRWRTDGPMIRLHAGLEDPNDLIADLDRGLARLAAAA from the coding sequence ATGAAAAACGCCAGTCCAGACACCATCCTGACCCATGCCGGCAACGACCCGCACGCCAATTTCGGCATCGTGAACCCGCCGGTCTACCATGCCTCGACCGTGCTGTTCCCCACCGTGGCGGCGCTGGAGGAGGCCGGGCACTCGTTCGACGGGGTCCGTTACGGCCGTATCGGCACGCCCACCTCCCAGGCGTTCGAGGCGACGGTCGCGCGGCTGGAGGGCGGCTTCAAGGCGGTGACCGCGCCGTCGGGGCTGGCGGCGATCACGACGGCGCTGCTGGCATTCGTGTCGGCCGGCGACCATGTCCTGGTCACCGACAGCGTCTACGGGCCGACCCGGCTGTTCTGCTCGGACATGCTGAAGCGGCTCGGCGTCGAGGCGGAGTTCTACGATCCGCTGGCCGGGGCCGCCATCGAGCGGCTGATCCGGCCGAACACGCGGGTGGTGTTCCTGGAATCGCCCGGCTCCCTGACCTTCGAGGTGCAGGACGTGCCGGCCATCGCCGCCGCGGCCAAACAGGCCGGAGCCGTCGTGATGATCGACAATACCTGGGGAACGCCGCTGTTCTTCAAGCCGTTCGACCACGGCGTCGACCTGTCGATCCACGCCGCGACGAAATACATGGTCGGCCATTCCGACGCGATGCTGGGCGTGATCACCGCCGGCACGGAGGAGGTCTGGAACCGCCTGAAGCGCAACTCCGTGCAGCTCGGCACCTGCGCCGGACCGGACGACATCTATCTGGGGCTGCGCGGGTTGAGGACCATGGGCGCCCGCCTCCGCCAGCACCAGGACACCGCGCTCGACCTCGCCCGCTGGCTCCAGGCGCGGCCCGAGGTCGCCCGGGTGCTCCACCCCGCCCTGCCCGACGACCCCGGCCACGCGCTCTGGCGGCGCGACTTCACCGGCGCCTGCGGCCTGTTCGCGATCGAGCTGAAGCCCTGCTCCGCGGCGGCGGTCGCCGCCTTCCTCGACGGCATGGAACTGTTCGGGATGGGCTACAGCTGGGGCGGCTACGAGAGCCTGATCCTGCCGATCCACCCGGAGAAGCTGCGCACCGCGACCCGCTGGCGAACCGACGGCCCGATGATCCGTCTGCACGCCGGCCTGGAGGACCCGAACGACCTGATCGCCGACCTGGATCGCGGGCTCGCCCGACTGGCGGCCGCGGCATGA
- the hisI gene encoding phosphoribosyl-AMP cyclohydrolase — translation MTTVTGKRELLDLVSFDANGLVAAIAQQHDTGEVLMLAWMNRAALEETLATGRVCYFSRSRGKLWRKGETSGQVQHLKELRVDCDGDAVLVLVDQTGVACHTGRRSCFYRAARQGGVETILDVETDPEKLYGSRD, via the coding sequence ATGACCACGGTTACCGGCAAGCGCGAGCTGCTCGACCTCGTCAGCTTCGACGCCAACGGGCTGGTCGCCGCCATCGCCCAGCAGCACGACACCGGCGAGGTGCTGATGCTGGCCTGGATGAACCGCGCCGCCCTGGAGGAGACGCTGGCCACCGGCCGCGTCTGCTACTTCTCCCGCTCGCGCGGCAAGCTGTGGCGCAAGGGCGAGACGTCCGGCCAGGTGCAGCACCTGAAGGAGCTTCGGGTCGACTGCGACGGCGACGCCGTGCTCGTCCTGGTCGACCAGACCGGGGTCGCCTGCCACACCGGTCGCCGAAGCTGTTTCTACCGGGCCGCCCGCCAGGGAGGGGTCGAGACCATCCTGGACGTCGAGACGGACCCGGAGAAGCTGTACGGGTCGAGGGACTAG
- a CDS encoding IclR family transcriptional regulator — translation MKGDHAAVLEQPQESDRTGERAPEKRQGSGTQTLLRGLALLECVAEGIGDVKGIAARLGTPRSTTHRMLNSLVAERYLHHVPYKGYLLGPKLIHLGMRALEHRPLVAMARPHIEALARLTGDTVHLGVLEDGEVFYLDKVPGTRGLEMRSRVGLAMPVASTGLGKSLMLGLPPDRWPDLYERARAFASAAPGRPPLAPWPEFRRRLAEYADQGWSYDLEENEIGIRCVGAPVRDVRDQVAAAVSVASAVPFMPEQRMRELGPAVRDCADAISKELGWKPQ, via the coding sequence ATGAAGGGCGACCACGCAGCCGTCCTGGAACAGCCCCAGGAATCGGACCGGACAGGGGAGCGGGCGCCGGAGAAGCGCCAGGGGAGCGGCACCCAGACCCTGCTGAGGGGGCTCGCCCTGCTGGAATGCGTCGCGGAGGGCATCGGGGACGTGAAGGGCATCGCGGCACGGCTCGGCACGCCGCGCAGCACCACGCACCGCATGCTCAACAGCCTGGTCGCCGAACGCTACCTGCACCATGTGCCGTACAAGGGCTACCTGCTCGGGCCGAAGCTGATCCATCTCGGCATGCGGGCACTGGAGCATCGGCCCCTGGTGGCGATGGCCCGCCCCCATATCGAGGCGCTGGCGCGGCTGACCGGCGACACGGTCCATCTCGGCGTCCTGGAGGACGGGGAAGTCTTCTACCTGGACAAGGTCCCCGGCACCCGCGGGCTGGAAATGCGCTCGCGCGTCGGCCTGGCCATGCCGGTGGCCTCGACCGGGTTGGGCAAGAGCCTGATGCTGGGATTGCCGCCGGACCGGTGGCCGGACCTGTACGAACGCGCCCGCGCGTTCGCCTCGGCCGCCCCGGGCCGGCCGCCGCTCGCCCCCTGGCCGGAGTTCCGGCGGCGGCTGGCGGAATATGCCGACCAGGGCTGGTCGTACGACCTGGAAGAGAACGAGATCGGCATCCGCTGCGTGGGCGCCCCCGTGCGCGACGTCCGCGACCAGGTGGCCGCGGCGGTCAGCGTGGCGAGCGCCGTTCCCTTCATGCCGGAGCAGAGGATGCGGGAGCTCGGACCGGCGGTCCGCGACTGCGCGGACGCGATCTCCAAGGAGTTGGGATGGAAACCCCAGTGA
- a CDS encoding amino acid ABC transporter substrate-binding protein, with product MKTKIIAAMGTALAIALGSGAAFAGPTLNAVKQKGFVQCGVNTGLPGFSNPDSQGNWTGLDVDVCRAVAAAIFGDAKAVRFTPLSAQQRFTALQSGEIDILSRNTTWTLTRDTSLGLNFAPTTFYDGQGFMVPKALGVSSAAELNGATVCVQPGTTTELNLADYFRGKGMQFQPVVIESFDEVNAAFFSGRCDVYTTDASGMASIRSTLAPNPDDYIILPELISKEPLGPAVRHGDDEFFDIVKWTVYATVEAEEKGINSGNVDEMLKSPDPTVQRLLGSNPGMGQALGLDEKWAYNVIKTVGNYGEIFERNVGVKTPLKLERGPNALWTNGGLMYAPPIR from the coding sequence ATGAAAACGAAAATCATTGCCGCGATGGGCACAGCACTGGCGATCGCTCTGGGCAGCGGGGCCGCATTCGCCGGACCGACGCTGAACGCGGTCAAGCAGAAGGGGTTCGTCCAGTGCGGCGTCAACACCGGCCTGCCGGGCTTCTCCAACCCGGACAGCCAGGGCAACTGGACGGGGCTGGACGTGGACGTCTGCCGCGCGGTCGCCGCCGCCATCTTCGGCGATGCCAAGGCCGTCCGCTTCACCCCGCTTTCCGCGCAGCAGCGCTTCACGGCCCTGCAGTCCGGCGAGATCGACATCCTGTCGCGCAACACCACCTGGACGCTGACCCGCGACACTTCGCTCGGCCTGAACTTCGCGCCGACCACCTTCTATGACGGCCAGGGCTTCATGGTCCCGAAGGCACTGGGCGTCTCCAGCGCCGCGGAGCTGAACGGCGCCACCGTCTGCGTGCAGCCCGGCACCACGACCGAGCTGAACCTGGCCGACTATTTCCGCGGCAAGGGCATGCAGTTCCAGCCGGTCGTGATCGAGTCCTTCGACGAGGTCAACGCCGCCTTCTTCTCCGGACGCTGCGACGTCTACACCACCGACGCCTCGGGCATGGCGTCGATCCGCTCGACCCTGGCGCCCAACCCCGACGACTACATCATCCTGCCCGAGCTGATCTCGAAGGAGCCGCTCGGCCCGGCGGTGCGCCACGGCGACGACGAGTTCTTCGACATCGTCAAGTGGACGGTCTACGCCACCGTGGAGGCGGAGGAGAAGGGCATCAACTCGGGCAACGTGGACGAGATGCTGAAGAGCCCGGATCCGACCGTCCAGCGGCTGCTGGGCTCGAACCCCGGCATGGGCCAGGCGCTCGGCCTGGACGAGAAGTGGGCCTACAACGTGATCAAGACCGTCGGCAATTACGGCGAGATCTTCGAGCGCAACGTCGGCGTCAAGACGCCGCTGAAGCTGGAGCGCGGCCCGAATGCCCTGTGGACCAACGGCGGCCTGATGTACGCTCCGCCGATCCGCTGA
- a CDS encoding globin-coupled sensor protein: MDFLQIDQKTRDTLKEFAADLEELLPPALDGFYRHVRNYPELKAMFSSEGSVQHARSAQLKHWLNLFSGRFDSEYFASVRRIGLTHSRIGLEPRWYVGGYAFTVNHLYDAATRKFSTRWRPEVARAKLSDLLAALNKAVMLDMDLAISIYIEENKAAYDRQLDQLAESFRGTVVDIVEAVGGEAGHLDATAEAMSAAAEETSRQAIAVAAAAEQASQNVETVAAAAEELSKSIQEITRQVTRSSDTSRRAVADGERTGGLLQTLSGAAESIGAVVSLINDIANQTNLLALNATIEAARAGEAGKGFAVVANEVKQLATQTARATGDIKGQVDEIQEATQGAVAAIRNILGTITDMDQICSLIAAAVEEQAAATQEIARNVEQAAVGTQEVAVNIAGVTSASSETTRSVSTVRSTAGQLSGQSAALQREVGNFLRSIKAA; the protein is encoded by the coding sequence TTGGATTTCCTGCAAATCGACCAGAAGACACGTGACACCTTGAAGGAGTTCGCCGCGGACCTGGAGGAGCTGCTGCCCCCGGCTCTGGACGGGTTCTATCGGCATGTCCGGAACTACCCCGAACTCAAGGCGATGTTCTCCAGCGAGGGCAGCGTCCAGCATGCCCGGTCGGCCCAGCTGAAGCACTGGCTCAACCTGTTTTCCGGCAGGTTCGACAGCGAGTATTTCGCCTCGGTCAGGCGCATCGGCCTGACCCACAGCCGGATCGGGCTGGAACCCCGCTGGTACGTCGGCGGCTACGCCTTCACCGTCAACCACCTCTACGATGCCGCCACGCGGAAGTTCAGCACCCGGTGGCGGCCGGAAGTGGCCCGGGCGAAGCTGTCCGACCTTCTCGCCGCGCTGAACAAGGCGGTGATGCTCGACATGGACCTCGCCATCTCCATCTATATCGAGGAGAACAAGGCGGCCTACGACCGGCAGCTGGACCAGCTCGCCGAGAGCTTCCGCGGCACCGTGGTCGACATCGTGGAGGCGGTGGGCGGCGAGGCCGGCCATCTGGACGCCACCGCCGAGGCGATGTCCGCGGCGGCCGAGGAGACCAGCCGCCAGGCGATCGCCGTGGCCGCCGCCGCCGAGCAGGCCAGCCAGAACGTCGAGACCGTCGCCGCCGCGGCGGAGGAGCTGTCCAAGTCGATCCAGGAGATCACCCGGCAGGTGACACGCTCGTCCGACACCTCGCGCCGCGCGGTCGCCGACGGGGAACGGACCGGAGGGCTGCTTCAGACCCTGTCCGGCGCCGCCGAAAGCATCGGCGCAGTGGTCAGCCTGATCAACGACATCGCCAACCAGACCAACCTGCTGGCGCTCAACGCCACGATCGAGGCCGCCCGCGCGGGGGAAGCCGGCAAGGGCTTCGCCGTTGTCGCCAACGAGGTCAAGCAGCTCGCCACCCAGACGGCGCGCGCCACGGGCGACATCAAGGGTCAGGTCGACGAGATCCAGGAGGCGACCCAGGGCGCGGTGGCCGCCATCCGCAATATCCTGGGCACCATCACGGACATGGACCAGATCTGCTCCCTGATCGCCGCCGCGGTGGAGGAACAGGCGGCCGCGACCCAGGAGATCGCCCGCAACGTCGAGCAGGCGGCGGTCGGCACCCAGGAAGTGGCGGTCAACATCGCGGGCGTCACGTCGGCCTCGTCGGAGACCACCCGGTCGGTGTCCACCGTGCGGAGCACCGCCGGCCAGCTCAGCGGCCAGTCGGCGGCGCTCCAGCGGGAAGTCGGAAACTTCCTGCGCTCGATCAAGGCGGCCTAG